A genomic segment from Xiphophorus maculatus strain JP 163 A chromosome 6, X_maculatus-5.0-male, whole genome shotgun sequence encodes:
- the LOC102230174 gene encoding kallikrein-8-like translates to MALLKVLLLLGLGFPLNSDSVSLEKRIIGGHNCRDEERRFHVKITLNGRLQCGGSLISNQWVLTAAHCWDPKGTLEAHLGVHLKRVKAESHKITRHEIYKDTNNDKHDIMLLKLPKETTTIKPIKLTDCSKPLEIGTKVQIAGFGPAITGLDNKRIDHEPVDLQCAEIKIFYHGKKKRSSEEYQYEHWSCAKSSIKDTSSGDSGGGWVYQDKLYGVHVLTGDRHKACSAPAYFMDICGYKKWIEDTIKT, encoded by the exons atggctctgctgaaggttctgctgctgctggggctgg GTTTTCCACTCAACTCAGACTCGGTCTCACTGGAGAAGAGAATCATTGGAGGTCATAACTGTCGTGATGAAGAGCGCAGATTTCACGTGAAGATCACTCTGAATGGGAGATTACAGTGTGGAGGATCTCTGATCAGTAATCAGTGGGTTTTAACTGCAGCTCACTGCTGGGATCCCAAAGG TACTCTTGAAGCACATTTGGGAGTTCATCTTAAACGTGTTAAGGCGGAGAGTCATAAAATCACTCGCCATGAGATCTATAAAGATACCAATAATGACAAACATGACATCATGCTCCTTAAGCTgccaaaagaaacaacaacaatcaaACCTATCAAACTGACTGATTGTTCAAAACCTCTCGAAAT tGGCACTAAGGTTCAGATCGCAGGTTTTGGACCAGCAATAACAGGATTAGATAACAAACGAA TTGACCATGAACCAGTTGATCTTCAGTGTGcagaaattaagattttttatcATGGCAAAAAGAAACGTTCTTCTGAAGAATATCAGTACGAGCACTGGTCCTGTGCTAAAAGCTCTATTAAGGACACATCTTCA GGCGACTCTGGTGGAGGATGGGTCTACCAGGACAAGCTGTATGGGGTTCATGTCCTAACTGGAGACAGACACAAAGCATGCAGTGCGCCAGCTTATTTCATGGACATCTGTGGCTACAAAAAGTGGATAGAAGACACTATTAAGACATAA